From a single Bos indicus isolate NIAB-ARS_2022 breed Sahiwal x Tharparkar chromosome 11, NIAB-ARS_B.indTharparkar_mat_pri_1.0, whole genome shotgun sequence genomic region:
- the RAB1A gene encoding ras-related protein Rab-1A isoform X2, whose product MSSMNPEYDYLFKLLLIGDSGVGKSCLLLRFADDTYTESYISTIGVDFKIRTIELDGKTIKLQIWDTAGQERFRTITSSYYRGAHGIIVVYDVTDQEFADSLGIPFLETSAKNATNVEQSFMTMAAEIKKRMGPGATAGGAEKSNVKIQSTPVKQSGGGCC is encoded by the exons ATGTCCAGCATGAATCCCGAATA TGATTATTTATTCAAGTTACTTCTGATTGGCGACTCTGGGGTTGGAAAGTCTTGCCTTCTTCTTAGGTTTGCA GATGATACATATACAGAAAGCTACATCAGCACAATTGGTGTGGATTTCAAAATAAGAACTATAGAGttagatgggaaaacaatcaAACTTCAAATA TGGGACACAGCGGGCCAAGAAAGATTTCGAACAATCACCTCCAGTTATTACAGAGGAGCCCATGGCATCATAGTTGTGTATGATGTGACAGATCAG GAATTTGCTGATTCCCTTGGAATTCCATTTTTGGAAACCAGTGCTAAGAATGCAACGAATGTAGAACAGTCTTTCATGACGATGGCAGCTGAGATTAAAAAGCGAATGGGTCCTGGAGCAACAGCTGGTGGTGCCGAGAAGTCCAATGTTAAAATTCAGAGCACTCCGGTCAAGCAGTCAGGTGGAGGTTGCTGCTAA
- the RAB1A gene encoding ras-related protein Rab-1A isoform X1 has protein sequence MSSMNPEYDYLFKLLLIGDSGVGKSCLLLRFADDTYTESYISTIGVDFKIRTIELDGKTIKLQIWDTAGQERFRTITSSYYRGAHGIIVVYDVTDQESFNNVKQWLQEIDRYASENVNKLLVGNKCDLTTKKVVDYTTAKEFADSLGIPFLETSAKNATNVEQSFMTMAAEIKKRMGPGATAGGAEKSNVKIQSTPVKQSGGGCC, from the exons ATGTCCAGCATGAATCCCGAATA TGATTATTTATTCAAGTTACTTCTGATTGGCGACTCTGGGGTTGGAAAGTCTTGCCTTCTTCTTAGGTTTGCA GATGATACATATACAGAAAGCTACATCAGCACAATTGGTGTGGATTTCAAAATAAGAACTATAGAGttagatgggaaaacaatcaAACTTCAAATA TGGGACACAGCGGGCCAAGAAAGATTTCGAACAATCACCTCCAGTTATTACAGAGGAGCCCATGGCATCATAGTTGTGTATGATGTGACAGATCAG GAGTCCTTCAATAATGTTAAACAGTGGCTGCAGGAAATAGATCGTTATGCCAGTGAAAATGTCAACAAGTTGTTGGTAGGGAACAAATGTGATCTGACCACAAAGAAAGTAGTAGACTACACAACAGCAAAG GAATTTGCTGATTCCCTTGGAATTCCATTTTTGGAAACCAGTGCTAAGAATGCAACGAATGTAGAACAGTCTTTCATGACGATGGCAGCTGAGATTAAAAAGCGAATGGGTCCTGGAGCAACAGCTGGTGGTGCCGAGAAGTCCAATGTTAAAATTCAGAGCACTCCGGTCAAGCAGTCAGGTGGAGGTTGCTGCTAA